In candidate division WOR-3 bacterium, the following proteins share a genomic window:
- a CDS encoding YggS family pyridoxal phosphate-dependent enzyme — protein sequence MSIKENIKILKERIGEICAKKGRREEITIVAVTKGISVEKIREAIASGIKIIGENRVQEAFSKYQIIGEEVAWHMVGHLQTNKVKKALQFFQMIQSVDSLHLALEIDKHAREKNKVVPVLIEVNTSGEATKFGVPPDKLFSLLEKILPLKQIKVLGLMTLGPGLAVVDPEKSRKPFRQLWELREKIREKFQLPPSQFSILSMGMSSDYEVAIEEGANMIRIGTAIFGKRD from the coding sequence TTGAGTATTAAGGAAAATATCAAAATCCTTAAGGAGCGAATCGGGGAGATTTGTGCCAAAAAAGGGAGGAGGGAGGAGATTACAATTGTTGCGGTTACGAAGGGAATCTCAGTAGAAAAGATAAGGGAGGCGATTGCCTCCGGTATTAAAATTATCGGGGAAAATCGGGTGCAAGAGGCATTTAGTAAATATCAAATAATCGGCGAAGAGGTAGCCTGGCATATGGTTGGTCATCTCCAAACGAACAAAGTGAAAAAGGCACTCCAATTTTTTCAAATGATTCAGAGTGTTGACTCCCTCCATCTCGCCTTAGAGATTGATAAGCACGCCCGGGAGAAAAATAAAGTGGTACCGGTTCTGATTGAAGTTAACACCTCCGGTGAGGCAACAAAATTCGGCGTCCCTCCCGATAAACTTTTTTCCCTTCTGGAAAAGATCCTTCCCTTAAAACAGATAAAGGTCTTAGGTCTTATGACCTTAGGTCCCGGTTTGGCAGTTGTTGATCCGGAAAAGTCAAGAAAACCATTCCGCCAATTATGGGAATTGCGGGAGAAAATTAGAGAAAAGTTCCAACTACCGCCTTCTCAATTTTCTATTCTCTCCATGGGGATGTCTTCGGATTACGAGGTGGCAATTGAAGAAGGTGCCAATATGATAAGGATCGGCACTGCCATTTTCGGAAAACGAGATTAA
- the mutL gene encoding DNA mismatch repair endonuclease MutL, whose translation MKIKPLPPDTIKKIAAGEVILRPASVVKELIENSLDAQAKRVEVELRAGGKNLIKVMDDGIGMSRDDCLLCLARYTTSKIRDISDLNALKTFGFRGEALAAIAAVAKLKIETNDQVNSLGTLLFAEGGEIKEVKAIARKVGTTISVSELFFNLPVRKAFLKSENYELRLIVEVIKNYALAFPEVFFSLKNDDKLLFTLPAVNGVKERLVSLLDKRVLDSLMEIHFENPLLNFFGFLSHPEAAKAAYEVQVVYFNRRPVKSRTVSKAVMEGYGGSLRGMNPNYILFFTTAPENLDCNIHPTKLEVRFIDEKFLFDFIAEAIRKRLGIQKREEISFDSFLYQGEIGPEERPFTFWQLHNSYIFAQVKGGYCVIDQHAASERIIYEEVLKSEKEEARQPLLFPIILELAPEQFLLYEEIKDELSFLGIETKPFGPKTIVVEAIPAHSNFGEGDLKELFLELAKMEKALSQRKEELAKVIACKGAIKAGQRLSQEEIERLINKLFACNTPYFCPHGRPTIIRFDIRDLERKFGR comes from the coding sequence ATGAAGATTAAACCCCTCCCCCCCGATACGATAAAAAAGATCGCCGCCGGGGAGGTAATTTTAAGGCCGGCTTCCGTTGTTAAAGAACTCATTGAGAATTCCCTTGATGCCCAGGCAAAAAGGGTTGAGGTTGAACTGCGCGCCGGCGGGAAAAATTTAATCAAGGTGATGGATGATGGGATTGGAATGTCAAGGGATGATTGTCTCCTTTGCCTCGCCCGCTACACCACTAGTAAGATTAGGGATATTTCCGACCTGAACGCTCTTAAAACCTTCGGCTTTCGGGGGGAAGCCTTAGCGGCAATCGCCGCGGTTGCTAAATTAAAGATTGAGACCAACGACCAAGTCAATTCCCTGGGCACACTTCTTTTTGCCGAAGGGGGCGAGATAAAAGAGGTGAAGGCGATAGCAAGAAAGGTGGGGACGACCATCTCGGTCTCCGAACTCTTCTTTAACCTACCGGTGCGGAAGGCTTTCTTAAAATCAGAAAACTACGAACTCCGTCTCATCGTTGAGGTAATTAAAAATTATGCCCTCGCCTTTCCCGAAGTCTTCTTCTCCTTAAAGAATGATGATAAGTTGCTCTTCACCTTACCCGCGGTGAACGGAGTGAAAGAGAGGTTAGTCTCCCTTTTAGATAAAAGGGTGTTGGATAGTCTAATGGAAATCCATTTTGAAAATCCCCTCCTCAATTTTTTTGGTTTTCTCTCCCACCCGGAGGCGGCAAAGGCGGCTTATGAGGTCCAGGTGGTCTATTTCAATCGGAGGCCGGTAAAGAGCCGAACTGTGAGTAAGGCGGTAATGGAAGGCTACGGTGGTAGTTTGAGGGGGATGAATCCCAATTATATCCTCTTTTTTACCACCGCGCCGGAAAACTTAGATTGCAATATCCATCCGACAAAATTGGAGGTGCGCTTTATTGATGAGAAATTCCTCTTTGATTTCATTGCCGAGGCGATTCGGAAGCGATTGGGTATTCAGAAACGAGAAGAGATAAGTTTTGACAGTTTCCTCTATCAGGGGGAGATCGGTCCCGAAGAGCGTCCTTTCACCTTCTGGCAGTTGCACAACTCCTATATCTTCGCCCAAGTGAAGGGCGGATATTGTGTTATTGACCAACATGCGGCATCGGAAAGGATAATCTATGAAGAAGTTCTAAAATCGGAAAAAGAAGAAGCCCGGCAGCCCCTCCTCTTCCCGATCATCTTAGAACTAGCGCCCGAACAGTTTCTCCTCTACGAGGAGATAAAGGATGAACTTTCTTTTTTGGGGATTGAGACGAAACCTTTTGGACCGAAGACGATTGTGGTGGAGGCAATTCCGGCTCACTCCAATTTTGGAGAAGGTGATTTGAAAGAACTTTTTTTAGAATTGGCAAAGATGGAGAAAGCCCTCTCCCAGCGCAAGGAGGAATTGGCAAAGGTTATCGCTTGTAAGGGAGCAATCAAAGCAGGACAAAGACTTTCTCAGGAGGAGATAGAGCGTCTAATCAATAAACTCTTTGCTTGCAACACCCCTTACTTCTGCCCCCACGGCCGACCAACAATTATCAGATTTGATATTAGGGATTTAGAGAGGAAATTCGGTCGGTAG